A genomic stretch from Kribbella amoyensis includes:
- a CDS encoding tyrosine-type recombinase/integrase, translating to MEKRHKNPDGRSTIYLGADGKWHGRVTMGLKDDGSPDRRHVKRKNKDAVVERVRELETERDTGKVRPVGEKKWTVETWLLHWLTIVQPNLRFGAYRAYESAARIHLIPGIGKHKLDKLQPEHLERLYTRMQNAGARPGTAHQVHRTIRTALGVAEARGHIKSNPATKAKSPRSDIEQEEEIEPYTVTEIRAILHEAGKGRNSARWAIALALGLRQGEALGLKWSDIDLEGGILQVRRSRNKPHYVHGCVDKPCGRKIPGHCPGRVSTRPDAAPTKSRAGRRTIGLPDELVLILRTHQVQQTAEKEAARQLWIDEGWLFASRTGKPLNARTDHQEWKDLLKAAKIREGRLHDARHTAATVMLLLGIPERAVMDAMGWATTAMAKRYQHITAPVRRDIASRVGGLLWATPAVEKGHDEDEDGSAGQLVPA from the coding sequence GTGGAGAAGCGACACAAGAACCCTGACGGCCGATCGACCATCTATCTCGGCGCTGACGGCAAGTGGCATGGCCGCGTCACAATGGGATTGAAGGATGACGGCTCGCCGGACCGGCGCCACGTCAAGCGAAAGAACAAGGATGCCGTGGTGGAGCGCGTCAGGGAGCTGGAGACGGAACGGGATACCGGCAAGGTCAGGCCGGTCGGTGAGAAGAAGTGGACAGTGGAAACGTGGCTGCTGCATTGGCTGACGATTGTCCAACCGAACCTTCGATTCGGTGCGTACAGGGCATATGAAAGCGCCGCACGAATTCATCTCATTCCAGGCATTGGGAAGCACAAGCTAGACAAGCTGCAGCCAGAGCATCTCGAACGGCTGTACACGCGAATGCAGAACGCCGGAGCACGGCCCGGCACCGCGCACCAGGTTCACCGAACGATCCGAACCGCTCTCGGTGTGGCGGAGGCACGAGGCCATATCAAGAGCAATCCGGCCACCAAGGCGAAATCGCCCCGATCCGATATCGAGCAAGAGGAAGAGATCGAGCCCTACACGGTGACGGAGATTCGGGCCATCCTTCACGAGGCTGGTAAGGGGCGAAACAGTGCTCGGTGGGCGATCGCTCTTGCGCTCGGTCTTCGCCAGGGGGAGGCCCTCGGCCTCAAGTGGTCGGACATCGATCTCGAAGGCGGGATCCTTCAAGTCCGGCGTAGCCGGAACAAGCCGCACTATGTGCATGGCTGTGTCGACAAGCCATGCGGGCGCAAGATTCCGGGCCACTGCCCAGGGCGAGTGTCTACGCGGCCAGACGCCGCACCCACAAAGTCCCGAGCTGGACGGCGCACAATCGGGCTCCCCGACGAGCTGGTGTTGATTCTGCGCACCCACCAGGTGCAGCAGACGGCGGAGAAGGAAGCTGCCCGGCAGCTATGGATTGACGAGGGGTGGTTGTTCGCGAGTCGCACGGGCAAGCCACTGAACGCACGCACGGATCACCAGGAATGGAAAGACCTACTGAAGGCGGCCAAGATCCGCGAGGGTCGGTTGCACGATGCCAGGCACACCGCCGCGACAGTGATGCTGCTGCTCGGGATACCGGAGCGTGCCGTGATGGATGCGATGGGCTGGGCAACTACGGCCATGGCCAAGCGCTATCAGCACATCACCGCACCGGTACGACGCGACATCGCATCCCGCGTCGGCGGGCTCCTGTGGGCTACGCCAGCGGTGGAAAAGGGCCACGATGAAGACGAAGACGGGAGCGCCGGACAGCTCGTGCCGGCCTAA
- a CDS encoding helix-turn-helix domain-containing protein, whose translation MTASTDYATDDRSPQHQPHDGSSRQVSTTEEVAATPLLLLTVEQAAKRLGIGRTTCYALVSSGEIESVPVGRLRRIPAECISEYVNRLRAAARTTNQAA comes from the coding sequence GTGACTGCCAGCACTGACTACGCCACTGACGACCGCAGTCCGCAGCACCAGCCTCACGACGGGAGTTCGCGCCAAGTGTCAACGACAGAAGAAGTCGCAGCTACTCCGCTGCTACTGCTCACGGTCGAGCAAGCCGCTAAGCGCCTCGGCATCGGCCGGACCACCTGCTACGCGCTTGTGAGCTCAGGGGAGATCGAATCCGTGCCGGTGGGCCGCCTCCGCCGCATTCCCGCCGAGTGCATCTCCGAGTACGTCAACCGCCTCCGAGCAGCCGCCCGCACCACCAACCAAGCAGCCTAG
- a CDS encoding YfjI family protein yields the protein MSAEHIPDWLPPLSEPPEDPWEPTPPTPIKTQHTPMHHEPMAPPATSQATTAGPVWDGAPVPLKTDRLLRPFPVDVFPGWLADQVSAVAEATQTPADLAGSVALACLSTAAGGKVLVQVDRSWLEQVNLYTVTALPPGSRKSPVFRAMTGALTSAEQALREATGERRVEAELAARIAHARAEQLAKKAEALTVNPQEALADATAAAKEAAGIVVPALPQLMTDDVTPEACVSLMAAHDGRIAVLSAEGDVFATLTGTRYSAAPNLGVFLKGHAGDPIQVDRKGRESESIERPALTLGVTTQPGTLQGLAAQPGFRDRGVLARILYSLPTNTVGTRNNQAEPVPEPTETTYRDALRTLVLLLADHDTPHHLDLTPDARQILLDFQDWIEPRLHPQTGQLAPITDWASKLAGAVVRIAALLHLAHTFTTGYATPITADTMHAAERIGRYYLDHALAVYDLMGRSHPDLDDAREVLTWITNHCNRTGRPTFTRRDALNGLNGRTRFATVADLKPALEVLTEHGHIRPAESKSTGGRPSVAYDVHPAALQTP from the coding sequence ATGAGCGCCGAACACATCCCCGACTGGCTACCGCCCCTCAGCGAACCGCCCGAAGACCCATGGGAACCGACCCCGCCGACACCGATCAAAACTCAGCACACACCCATGCATCACGAGCCGATGGCGCCGCCCGCCACGTCGCAGGCGACCACCGCCGGTCCGGTGTGGGACGGCGCTCCGGTGCCGCTGAAGACCGACCGGTTGCTCAGGCCGTTCCCGGTCGATGTGTTCCCCGGTTGGCTGGCCGACCAGGTGAGCGCCGTCGCGGAGGCGACCCAGACCCCGGCCGACCTGGCCGGATCGGTGGCGCTGGCCTGCCTGTCCACGGCAGCCGGGGGCAAGGTGCTCGTGCAGGTCGATCGGTCCTGGCTGGAACAGGTCAACCTCTACACCGTGACCGCCCTGCCGCCCGGGTCGCGCAAGTCGCCGGTCTTCCGGGCAATGACTGGGGCGCTGACCAGCGCCGAACAGGCACTCCGCGAGGCCACCGGGGAGCGGCGGGTGGAGGCCGAGCTGGCAGCACGGATCGCCCACGCACGCGCCGAACAGCTCGCCAAGAAGGCCGAAGCGCTCACCGTCAACCCGCAAGAGGCGCTCGCCGACGCGACCGCAGCAGCGAAGGAAGCCGCGGGGATCGTGGTTCCCGCCCTGCCACAACTCATGACCGACGACGTGACCCCGGAGGCCTGCGTCTCCCTCATGGCCGCCCACGACGGCCGGATCGCTGTCCTGTCCGCTGAAGGCGACGTGTTCGCCACCCTCACCGGCACCCGCTACTCCGCAGCCCCCAACCTTGGAGTGTTCCTCAAAGGCCACGCCGGCGACCCAATCCAGGTCGACCGCAAGGGCCGCGAGTCCGAGTCGATCGAACGGCCCGCGCTCACCCTCGGAGTCACCACCCAACCCGGCACCCTGCAAGGCCTCGCCGCCCAACCCGGCTTCCGTGACCGGGGCGTCCTCGCCCGCATCCTCTACAGCCTGCCCACCAACACCGTCGGCACCCGAAACAACCAAGCCGAACCCGTCCCCGAACCCACCGAAACCACCTACCGCGACGCCCTCCGCACCCTCGTCCTCCTCCTGGCCGACCACGACACCCCCCACCACCTCGACCTCACCCCCGACGCCCGCCAGATCCTGCTCGACTTCCAGGACTGGATTGAGCCCCGGCTCCACCCCCAAACCGGGCAGCTCGCACCCATCACCGACTGGGCATCCAAGCTCGCCGGAGCCGTCGTCCGGATCGCCGCACTACTCCACCTCGCCCACACCTTCACCACCGGCTACGCCACACCCATCACCGCCGACACCATGCACGCCGCCGAACGCATCGGCCGCTACTACCTCGACCACGCCCTGGCCGTCTACGACCTCATGGGTCGATCCCATCCAGACCTCGACGACGCCCGCGAAGTCCTCACCTGGATCACCAACCACTGCAACCGGACCGGCCGACCCACCTTCACACGCCGCGATGCCCTCAACGGCCTGAACGGACGAACCCGGTTCGCCACCGTCGCCGATCTCAAACCGGCACTGGAAGTCCTCACCGAGCACGGCCACATCCGTCCGGCCGAATCCAAGTCCACTGGCGGCCGCCCCTCCGTCGCCTACGACGTCCACCCCGCAGCCCTCCAGACCCCGTAG
- a CDS encoding bifunctional DNA primase/polymerase: MTELLTAALDAANRGWPVFVLGRSKRPVANCDACPKDAHDPATCGHLTCHGFYAATTDPDRVAAIVAAIPYGQLAVRTGAVSGLLLVDVDPAHGGDRSLMHLMDEELVPRTLHVHTGSGGLHLYYRHPGHHIASRPMPGRPGIDIKADGGYVVLPPSIHHRTHRPYQWGQTATDVEMPPPGLLAACQPPEAAQTPPAGLPTTRTGSGGISHPDKLLTAHLAAVRDAPEGKRRTTLYGAARGVARLVAAGAIDRTDAIAVLTDVGHLAQQSDREIRAAINGGFRDEGIAAA; the protein is encoded by the coding sequence GTGACAGAGCTGCTGACCGCCGCCCTGGACGCCGCCAACCGTGGCTGGCCGGTGTTCGTGCTCGGACGCTCCAAGCGCCCCGTGGCCAACTGCGATGCCTGCCCCAAAGACGCGCACGACCCCGCGACGTGCGGTCACCTGACCTGTCACGGGTTCTACGCCGCGACCACCGATCCCGACCGCGTTGCGGCCATCGTCGCCGCCATCCCGTACGGGCAGCTCGCCGTCCGCACCGGCGCCGTGTCCGGGCTGCTCCTGGTTGACGTGGACCCCGCCCACGGCGGCGACCGCAGCCTGATGCACCTGATGGACGAGGAACTCGTCCCGCGAACCCTGCACGTCCACACCGGCTCCGGCGGACTGCACCTGTACTACCGCCACCCCGGCCACCACATCGCCTCCCGCCCCATGCCCGGCCGACCCGGCATCGACATCAAGGCAGACGGCGGCTACGTCGTCCTGCCGCCCTCGATCCACCACCGCACCCACCGCCCCTACCAGTGGGGCCAGACCGCCACCGACGTGGAGATGCCCCCGCCCGGACTGCTCGCCGCCTGCCAGCCACCCGAGGCCGCCCAGACCCCGCCCGCCGGCCTGCCGACCACCCGAACCGGCAGCGGGGGCATCTCCCACCCCGACAAGCTCCTCACCGCCCACCTGGCCGCCGTACGCGACGCCCCAGAGGGCAAGCGCCGAACCACCCTCTACGGAGCCGCCAGAGGCGTCGCACGACTCGTCGCGGCAGGCGCGATCGACCGCACCGACGCCATCGCTGTACTGACCGACGTAGGCCACCTTGCCCAGCAAAGCGACCGCGAGATCCGAGCCGCCATCAACGGAGGCTTCCGCGACGAAGGGATCGCCGCAGCATGA
- a CDS encoding RRQRL motif-containing zinc-binding protein has product MAATLMDKASLHPACSRWIELWNGQQALGWDHEGTPVSKFRWAPAGLATRRQLRAMRMCPGGQEPYALLVWRGGQRWAWLYRLDLARPSRVASPAQLNALDKAMEARRRCKLCGLVADYCIPTSDGRCIDCMTPAPSTPSPGQFPPTARGQGWCGAPSPSVPADTA; this is encoded by the coding sequence ATGGCCGCGACGCTGATGGACAAGGCGAGCCTGCACCCGGCCTGCTCGCGCTGGATCGAGCTGTGGAACGGCCAACAGGCACTCGGCTGGGACCACGAAGGAACCCCGGTGTCCAAGTTCCGCTGGGCACCCGCCGGCCTGGCCACCCGCCGCCAGCTCCGCGCGATGCGGATGTGCCCCGGCGGGCAGGAACCCTACGCGCTGCTGGTGTGGCGAGGCGGTCAGCGATGGGCCTGGCTGTACCGCCTCGACCTCGCCCGGCCGTCGCGGGTCGCGTCCCCGGCACAGCTCAACGCCCTCGACAAGGCCATGGAAGCGCGGCGCCGCTGCAAGCTGTGCGGCCTGGTCGCGGACTACTGCATCCCCACCTCTGACGGCCGCTGCATCGACTGCATGACACCAGCCCCGAGCACCCCATCCCCTGGCCAGTTCCCTCCCACAGCCAGAGGACAGGGCTGGTGCGGCGCACCTTCGCCATCTGTACCTGCCGACACGGCCTGA
- a CDS encoding FtsK/SpoIIIE domain-containing protein — protein MNHDPEENAVNDRDTNQNTNRDTTTNNVHRLHGTDHETVQDAVHENVQEDVQGIVHADAERVTVNDTDDVHSDAEVIEGEVLTDEESAELDRRLETRGALVVRRATAPVRVVKSAAVAVKGHEPTMTAGKTVLRHSWTVVQGVESFAKRAYDASTMGVYRRQIKAAEAVGDREALKEWADRKEMATERRHKRLMDLPRLFIGLVKVFAATLIGIPLAVFVIAVLTKLTGNGSFTGVWLGFFAVIGFVIAAVSLVWGLFVIALPFLLVLACYREGKRRAEPPNWLVTTSDNTYEATVDESTIALALDALRIGNITRYLKEGYKLQFITPARQLGRGTHAVVRLPAGVPAAEIGRRRTDLATGLHRAASEVWPTVGDEAGILDLWVADKGALADGAGPYPLLEEGLVDVFKGVPAGRTLRGDAIYMPITGRNTIVGGAPEQGKSSAARITMMGVALDPTAELRIWVPDMNFDFERFRPRCSRYVRGADDDSMRQIRDDLKELFEEMQSRGDLLDKFEIPEVNRQIADKNVGLHPIVALLEEAHVAYNHAEYGKEISYYATQIVQLGRKRGIHLITSTQAPTATSIPRDITRNCTNGIAFYVADHTANDALLGQGAYKAGIKATDLIPGKDRGTSATKGFTAARFEFIQWYFLSVAKDNDQVTPLIERSLAAIKKRNMPAPTDNARPEIETRDLLADLDEVLNTDPVNIADVPALLRDLAPDWTPYQNLSGKALRETLAADHGIKVPSTGNRYPLDPTTVRNAIVLRERDAGPADDTAPGAEPLAS, from the coding sequence ATGAACCACGATCCGGAGGAGAACGCCGTGAACGACCGTGACACCAACCAGAACACCAACCGTGACACCACCACGAACAACGTTCACCGGCTTCACGGGACCGATCATGAGACCGTTCAGGACGCCGTTCACGAGAACGTTCAGGAGGACGTTCAGGGCATCGTTCACGCCGACGCCGAGCGGGTCACCGTGAACGACACCGACGACGTTCACAGCGACGCCGAGGTGATCGAGGGCGAGGTGCTGACCGACGAGGAGTCGGCCGAACTGGACCGCCGGTTGGAGACGCGCGGTGCGCTGGTGGTGCGACGGGCGACCGCACCCGTGCGCGTGGTGAAGTCTGCGGCGGTGGCGGTCAAAGGCCACGAGCCGACCATGACCGCGGGCAAGACTGTTCTGCGCCACTCCTGGACGGTGGTGCAGGGCGTGGAGTCGTTCGCCAAGCGCGCCTACGACGCGTCCACGATGGGCGTCTACCGGCGCCAGATCAAGGCCGCCGAAGCGGTCGGGGACCGGGAGGCGCTGAAGGAGTGGGCCGACCGCAAGGAGATGGCCACCGAGCGCCGCCACAAGCGCCTGATGGACCTGCCCCGGCTGTTCATCGGTCTGGTGAAGGTGTTCGCCGCCACGCTGATCGGTATCCCGCTGGCGGTGTTCGTGATCGCCGTGCTGACCAAGCTCACCGGCAACGGATCGTTCACCGGCGTGTGGCTTGGGTTCTTCGCCGTGATCGGGTTCGTGATCGCCGCCGTGTCGCTGGTGTGGGGCCTGTTCGTGATAGCGCTGCCGTTCCTGCTGGTGCTGGCCTGCTACCGCGAGGGCAAGCGCCGCGCGGAGCCGCCGAACTGGCTCGTCACCACCAGCGACAACACCTACGAGGCGACGGTGGATGAGTCCACGATCGCGCTGGCGCTGGACGCGCTGCGGATCGGCAACATCACCCGCTACCTGAAGGAGGGCTACAAGCTGCAGTTCATCACGCCGGCGCGCCAGTTGGGGCGCGGTACTCACGCCGTGGTGCGGCTGCCTGCCGGTGTGCCCGCTGCTGAGATCGGTCGCCGCCGCACCGACCTGGCCACCGGTCTTCACCGGGCCGCCTCCGAGGTGTGGCCGACTGTCGGCGACGAGGCCGGAATCCTGGACCTGTGGGTCGCCGACAAGGGCGCGCTGGCCGACGGCGCCGGACCGTACCCGCTGCTCGAAGAGGGCCTGGTGGACGTGTTCAAGGGCGTCCCGGCAGGCCGCACGCTGCGCGGCGACGCGATCTACATGCCGATCACCGGACGGAACACGATCGTCGGTGGCGCACCGGAGCAGGGCAAGTCCAGCGCCGCCCGGATCACGATGATGGGAGTCGCGCTCGACCCGACCGCAGAGCTGCGGATCTGGGTGCCGGACATGAACTTCGACTTCGAGCGGTTCCGGCCGCGCTGCTCGCGCTACGTGCGCGGCGCCGACGACGACTCGATGCGCCAAATCCGCGACGACCTCAAGGAACTGTTCGAGGAGATGCAGTCGCGCGGCGACCTGCTCGACAAGTTCGAGATCCCCGAGGTGAACCGGCAGATCGCCGACAAGAACGTCGGCCTGCACCCGATCGTGGCGCTGCTCGAAGAGGCACACGTCGCCTACAACCACGCCGAGTACGGCAAGGAGATCAGCTACTACGCCACCCAGATCGTGCAGCTCGGCCGCAAGCGCGGCATTCACCTGATCACCTCCACCCAGGCGCCGACCGCGACGTCGATCCCGCGTGACATCACCCGCAACTGCACCAACGGGATCGCGTTCTACGTCGCCGACCACACCGCCAACGACGCCCTGCTCGGCCAGGGCGCCTACAAGGCCGGGATCAAGGCGACCGACCTGATCCCCGGCAAGGACCGGGGAACCTCGGCCACGAAGGGCTTCACCGCCGCCCGCTTCGAGTTCATCCAGTGGTACTTCCTGTCCGTTGCCAAGGACAACGACCAGGTCACGCCGCTGATCGAGCGGTCGCTGGCCGCGATCAAGAAGCGCAACATGCCCGCCCCGACCGACAACGCCCGGCCCGAGATCGAGACCCGCGACCTGCTCGCCGACCTGGACGAAGTCCTCAACACCGACCCGGTCAACATCGCCGACGTGCCCGCCCTGCTGCGGGATCTCGCACCGGACTGGACCCCGTACCAGAACCTGTCCGGCAAGGCGCTGCGGGAGACCCTGGCCGCCGACCACGGCATCAAGGTCCCCTCGACCGGGAACCGCTACCCCCTCGACCCCACTACCGTCCGTAACGCGATCGTGCTGCGGGAGCGTGACGCCGGCCCGGCCGACGACACCGCACCGGGCGCCGAACCGCTCGCCAGTTAG
- a CDS encoding DNA cytosine methyltransferase: MSGLTMTDLFCGAGGSSTGAAMVPGVTVRMAANHWRLAVDSHNTNHPGADHDCADLSQVDPSRYPRTDLLWASPECTNHSQAKGRKRNVDSTPDLYGQVLPLEAAERSRVSMFDPLRFAEYHRYAAVVIENVVDAAKWVMWPAWRAGWDALGYCLHVVYLNSMHAQAGGRPAPQSRDRLYAVAHLKATRCPDLNQWTRPAAYCPGCDEIVRAMQAWKKPDKAWGRYRAQYVWRCPRVTCRNQVLEPGWLPASSAIDWTIPGQRIGDKARPLADKTMARIAAALERQAKQGAPLVVPMEGRDGKQAAPVTAVLRTQTTRNESALLVPAGGTWNDAATGVLDVMRTRTANETEALVVPLRANNTAKGVGQVFDTFAAAGNHHGLLMPYYGNATARTTDDPHGTFTSHDRFALVMRNNTSTGDGAEMSTPVGESLRTLTTAGHQSLLEYSTPAVDDCLFRMLEPHEIGAGMAFTPGYVVLGNKREKVRQLGNAVTPPAARDLVAAVAESLGHSVGDLAGAQAVAA, translated from the coding sequence ATGAGTGGGCTGACGATGACCGACCTGTTCTGTGGTGCCGGTGGCTCGTCGACCGGTGCGGCGATGGTGCCTGGTGTGACGGTGCGGATGGCGGCGAATCACTGGCGGCTGGCGGTGGACAGCCACAACACCAACCACCCCGGCGCCGACCACGACTGTGCCGACCTGTCGCAGGTCGACCCGTCGCGCTACCCGCGCACGGACCTGCTGTGGGCCTCGCCGGAGTGCACGAACCACTCCCAGGCCAAGGGCCGCAAGCGCAACGTCGATTCGACTCCGGACCTGTACGGGCAGGTGTTGCCGCTGGAGGCGGCCGAACGGTCGCGGGTGTCGATGTTCGACCCGCTGCGGTTCGCTGAGTACCACCGCTACGCCGCTGTGGTGATCGAGAACGTCGTGGACGCGGCCAAGTGGGTGATGTGGCCCGCGTGGCGGGCTGGGTGGGACGCGCTGGGCTACTGCCTGCACGTGGTCTACCTGAACTCGATGCACGCCCAGGCCGGCGGGCGCCCCGCGCCTCAGTCACGCGACCGGCTCTACGCGGTGGCGCACCTGAAGGCGACGCGCTGCCCGGACCTGAACCAGTGGACCCGGCCCGCCGCGTACTGCCCCGGCTGTGACGAGATCGTGCGGGCGATGCAGGCGTGGAAGAAGCCCGACAAGGCATGGGGCCGCTACCGGGCGCAGTACGTGTGGCGATGCCCGCGCGTCACCTGCCGCAACCAGGTGCTCGAGCCGGGTTGGCTGCCCGCCAGCTCGGCGATCGACTGGACCATCCCCGGTCAACGGATCGGCGACAAGGCGCGCCCGCTGGCCGACAAGACCATGGCCCGGATCGCTGCCGCGCTGGAGCGCCAGGCCAAGCAGGGTGCGCCGCTGGTGGTGCCGATGGAGGGCCGCGACGGCAAGCAGGCCGCGCCGGTGACGGCGGTGCTGCGGACCCAGACGACCCGCAACGAATCCGCGCTGCTGGTACCTGCGGGCGGGACGTGGAACGACGCCGCGACCGGGGTCCTGGACGTGATGCGGACCCGGACCGCGAACGAGACCGAAGCGCTGGTGGTGCCGCTGCGGGCCAACAACACCGCCAAGGGTGTCGGGCAGGTCTTCGACACCTTCGCCGCCGCTGGCAACCACCACGGCCTGTTGATGCCCTACTACGGCAACGCCACCGCCCGCACCACCGACGACCCGCACGGCACATTCACCTCCCACGACCGGTTCGCGCTGGTGATGCGCAACAACACCAGCACCGGTGACGGTGCCGAGATGTCCACACCGGTCGGTGAATCGCTGCGGACACTGACGACCGCCGGGCACCAGTCGCTGCTGGAGTACTCGACCCCAGCCGTGGACGACTGCCTGTTCCGGATGCTGGAGCCGCACGAGATCGGCGCCGGGATGGCGTTCACGCCCGGCTACGTCGTGCTCGGGAACAAGCGCGAGAAGGTCCGCCAGCTCGGCAACGCCGTCACCCCGCCCGCCGCCCGTGACCTAGTCGCCGCCGTGGCCGAATCGCTCGGGCACTCCGTAGGCGACCTGGCCGGCGCGCAGGCGGTGGCGGCATGA
- a CDS encoding DinB family protein has product MTLSRERPPFVADERTQLVGWLDMQRALVRWKCEGLKPEDERRVVLPTSPLMTASGLVSHMRWTEHCWFEVLFLGGSSEGNPQFQEEPEDADMMVDAPLAQLLDEFEAQCARSNEIIAAHSLDETGKHPDFASGQSTLRWMVLHMLEETARHVGHLDTIRELLDGETGYF; this is encoded by the coding sequence ATGACGCTATCTCGGGAACGACCGCCCTTCGTCGCGGACGAACGGACCCAGCTGGTCGGCTGGCTGGACATGCAGCGGGCCCTGGTCCGATGGAAGTGCGAAGGGCTGAAGCCGGAGGACGAGCGGCGGGTGGTCCTGCCGACGTCGCCGTTGATGACGGCGAGCGGCCTGGTCTCGCACATGCGATGGACCGAGCACTGCTGGTTCGAGGTGTTGTTCCTCGGCGGGTCTTCGGAGGGAAATCCGCAGTTCCAGGAGGAGCCCGAGGACGCGGACATGATGGTGGACGCGCCACTCGCGCAGCTGCTGGACGAGTTCGAGGCCCAGTGCGCGCGGTCCAACGAGATCATCGCCGCGCACTCCCTCGACGAGACCGGCAAGCACCCGGACTTCGCCTCGGGGCAGTCGACCCTGCGGTGGATGGTGCTGCACATGCTCGAGGAGACCGCGCGGCACGTCGGCCACCTGGACACGATCCGCGAACTCCTCGACGGTGAGACGGGGTACTTCTAG
- a CDS encoding pirin family protein produces the protein MTADIRRAGDRFRTTYDWLDARHSFSFGRYYDPANVGFGALLVHNDEVVAPGTGYDPHPHQDLEIVTWVLSGALVHEDSEGNSGIVRPGLAQRMSAGSGVRHSEKNDAGEPVHYVQMWVRPDEVDLVPSYQQAEVDDVLATGELVPIASGLPRHRDTTAIRINQRDAGMSVARLRPDSSIQLPVAPYVHLFVAVGTIELEGAGQLRDGDAARVVAADGQRVTAGPDGAEVLVWEMR, from the coding sequence GTGACTGCCGACATCCGCCGGGCCGGTGACCGGTTCCGGACGACGTACGATTGGCTCGACGCGCGGCACTCGTTCTCGTTCGGCCGGTACTACGATCCCGCGAACGTCGGCTTCGGCGCGTTGCTGGTGCACAACGACGAGGTGGTTGCGCCCGGCACCGGGTACGACCCGCATCCGCACCAGGACCTCGAGATCGTCACCTGGGTCCTGAGCGGGGCCCTGGTGCACGAGGACTCCGAGGGGAACAGCGGCATCGTCCGGCCCGGGCTCGCGCAGCGGATGAGCGCGGGATCCGGGGTCCGGCACTCGGAGAAGAACGACGCGGGCGAACCCGTCCACTACGTGCAGATGTGGGTCCGCCCGGACGAGGTCGACCTGGTCCCGTCGTACCAGCAGGCCGAGGTGGACGACGTCCTCGCGACCGGCGAGCTGGTCCCGATCGCGTCCGGGTTGCCGCGGCACCGGGACACGACCGCGATCCGGATCAACCAGCGCGACGCCGGGATGTCGGTGGCCCGGTTGCGGCCGGACTCCTCGATCCAGCTGCCGGTGGCGCCGTACGTCCATCTCTTTGTTGCTGTGGGCACCATTGAGCTGGAGGGCGCCGGGCAGCTGCGGGACGGGGACGCCGCCCGGGTGGTCGCCGCCGACGGTCAGCGGGTCACGGCCGGTCCGGACGGCGCCGAGGTCCTGGTCTGGGAGATGCGCTAG
- a CDS encoding L-rhamnose mutarotase: MNRLALHSRLLPGTEESYEREHARVWPELIAVMRAAGIRDWSIWRSGRDLFHLVDCDDFEAAVAVLATDPVDQRWQQHMSQFVEGFAANPDGAAGQALRHVWTMSEQDQLGS, from the coding sequence GTGAATCGCCTAGCCCTGCACAGCCGGCTGCTGCCCGGGACCGAAGAGTCGTACGAACGCGAGCACGCCCGCGTCTGGCCCGAACTGATCGCGGTGATGCGCGCCGCCGGGATCCGGGACTGGAGCATCTGGCGCAGCGGTCGCGACCTGTTCCACCTGGTCGACTGCGACGACTTCGAGGCCGCCGTCGCGGTCCTCGCCACCGACCCGGTCGACCAGCGCTGGCAGCAGCACATGAGCCAGTTCGTCGAGGGCTTCGCGGCGAACCCGGACGGCGCGGCCGGACAGGCCCTGCGGCACGTCTGGACGATGTCCGAGCAGGACCAGCTGGGCAGCTAG